A single window of Channa argus isolate prfri chromosome 10, Channa argus male v1.0, whole genome shotgun sequence DNA harbors:
- the cab39l1 gene encoding calcium binding protein 39, like 1, with protein MPFPFGKSQKSPAEIVKSLKENVAHMEKLDAGDSKKFEKVAEEVSKNLASLKEILCGTGDKEPQTEAVAQLAQELYNTNLLIALIANLQRIDFEGKKDVVHLFSNIVRRQIGTRTPTVEYISTHPQILFMLLKGYESPEVALNCGMMLRECLRHEPLARTVLFSEEFFCFFHYVELSTFDIASDAFASFKDLLTRHKIMCADFLEKNYDRVFAEYEKLLHSDNYVTKRQSLKLLGELLLDRHNFTVMTKYISRAENLKLMMNLLRDNSRNIQFEAFHVFKVFVANPNKTQPVLDILLKNQTKLVEFLSHFQTDRSEDEQFCDEKNYLIKQIRDLKRQTAPDEA; from the exons ATGCCTTTTCCTTTTGGGAAGTCTCAGAAGAGTCCTGCTGAAATAGTGAAGAGTTTAAAAGAGAATGTGGCACACATGGAAAAGCTGGATGCTGGAGACAgcaaaaagtttgaaaaa GTTGCAGAAGAGGTGTCCAAAAATCTCGCCTCACTTAAGGAGATACTTTGTGGAACAGGGGACAAGGAGCCTCAGACTGAAGCAGTAGCTCAACTCGCACAAGAGTTGTACAACACCAACCTCCTCATTGCTCTCATTGCAAACTTGCAAAGGATTGATTTTGAG gggaaGAAGGATGTGGTTCATTTGTTCAGCAATATTGTGAGACGTCAGATTGGCACTCGCACACCCACAGTAGAGTACATCTCTACACACCCACAGATCCTCTTCATGCTTTTGAAAGG ATATGAAAGTCCAGAAGTTGCTCTCAACTGTGGAATGATGCTGAGGGAGTGTCTGCGTCATGAGCCTTTAGCACGGACGGTGCTCTTCTCTGAGGAgttcttctgctttttccatTATGTTGAGCTCTCAACATTTGACATCGCTTCAGACGCTTTCGCCTCATTCAAG GATCTCCTCACAAGACACAAGATTATGTGTGCTGATTTCTTGGAGAAAAATTATGACAGG GTGTTTGCAGAATATGAGAAGCTCCTGCATTCTGACAACTATGTCACCAAACGGCAGTCTTTGAAG CTCCTGGGGGAACTTCTCCTAGATAGACACAACTTCACTGTCATGACAAAGTACATTAGTAGGGCGGAGAATTTGAAGCTGATGATGAACTTGCTGAGAGACAACAGCCGAAACATCCAGTTTGAAGCATTCCATGTCTTCAAG GTATTTGTCGCTAATCCCAACAAGACTCAGCCGGTGCTGGATATACTGCTGAAGAATCAGACCAAACTTGTGGAATTTTTGAGCCATTTCCAGACCGACAGATCTGAGGATGAACAGTTCTGTGATGAGAAGAACTATCTGATTAAACAGATCAGAGACCTGAAGAGGCAGACGGCACCTGACGAAGCTTAA